From a region of the Panicum virgatum strain AP13 chromosome 2K, P.virgatum_v5, whole genome shotgun sequence genome:
- the LOC120694070 gene encoding uncharacterized hydrolase YugF-like isoform X1 yields MPLLLTSSSSSLRALPPPLAAASPRACVRVAASASAPDGVGATASGFPSFIPRAVQRIRDGAAIRLAKRIERVPVQTSFSGSPILSSCVRPLKQQQDADPIVLLHGFDSSCLEWRYTYPLLEEAGLEAWAVDILGWGFSDLATRPPCDVASKREHLYQFWKSYIKRPMVLVGPSLGAAVAIDFSVNYPEAVSKLIFIGASVYSEGPKDMTRMPKFVSYAGVFILKSLPLRFLATGLAFNKTPNEFFDWVQIGRLHCLLPWWEDATVDFMIRGGYNVIKQIKQVKHKCLIMWGEDDGIISSKLAYRLHQELPDAILRQVRQCGHIPHVEKPREAAKLVLEFLERDKAEKADGASVTPVLTNG; encoded by the exons ATGCCGCTGCtcctcacctcctcctcctcctccctgcgggcgctgccgccgccgttggccgccgcctcgcccagGGCCTGCGTCAGGGTCGCGGCTTCCGCCTCCGCCCCGGACGGGGTCGGCGCCACTGCGAGCGGGTTCCCTTCATTCATTCCCCGAGCGGTGCAGCGCATCCGCGACGGCGCCGCCATCCGCCTCGCCAAGCGAATCGAGCGGGTGCCCGTCCAG ACCAGTTTCTCGGGGAGTCCAATTCTGAGCAGCTGCGTGAGGCCGCTCAAGCAGCAGCAGGACGCCGACCCGATCGTCCTGCTCCATGGCTTCGACAG TTCTTGTCTAGAGTGGAGATACACCTACCCGTTGCTTGAGGAGGCTGGACTGGAGGCATGGGCTGTGGACATCCTTGGTTGGGGCTTCTCTGATTTAG CAACACGGCCACCATGTGATGTTGCGTCCAAGCGGGAGCATCTTTACCAG TTCTGGAAATCCTACATCAAAAGGCCTATGGTGTTAGTCGGGCCCAGCCTTGGTGCTGCTGTTGCCATTGATTTCTCAGTCAATTATCCGGAAGCG GTTTCAAAACTGATCTTCATTGGTGCAAGTGTATACTCCGAGGGCCCAAAAGATATGACTAGGATGCCTAAATTTGTTTCATATGCTGGG GTGTTTATACTGAAGAGTCTTCCACTGCGATTTTTAGCAACAGGCTTGGCCTTTAATAAAACTCCAAATGAATTCTTTGATTGGGTGCAA ATCGGGCGTCTGCATTGCCTACTTCCTTGGTGGGAGGATGCTACAGTAGATTTTATGATTAGAGGGGGATATAATGTcataaaacaaataaaacag GTGAAGCATAAATGCCTGATCATGTGGGGAGAGGATGACGGGATAATAAGCAGCAAACTAGCATAT AGATTGCATCAGGAACTCCCAGATGCAATTCTGAGGCAGGTACGGCAGTGTGGCCATATTCCTCATGTCGAAAAGCCAAGGGAAGCTGCGAAACTTGTTCTTGAATTCCTTGAAAGGGATAAAGCCGAAAAGGCAGATGGGGCTTCTGTAACACCAGTACTCAC GAATGGCTGA
- the LOC120694112 gene encoding LRR receptor-like serine/threonine-protein kinase RPK2 yields MRKTPPTPRSPPQKNHACPLPLAAGRRRLTLTTLHRGPSTPPLPHCPAPMRRRPPPPPPTRPMAAQILPLKLLLLLLLLLPLLGDATSVSGSGEREALMKFKAAVTADPGGLLRDWTPASADHCRWPGVSCGAGGEVVALNISSAPGRALAGELSPAVAALRALRVLALPSHALSGQLPPAIWSLRRLRVLDLSGNRLQGGIPAALACVGLQTLDLAYNQLNGSVPAALVALPGLRRLSLASNRFGGAIPDELGGAGCRSLQFLDLSGNLLVGGIPRSLGNCSKLEALLLSSNLLDDIIPPEIGRLKNLRALDVSRNSFSGPVPAELGGCVQLSVLVLSNPYAPLDGLNSSDYGEVDDFNYFQGGIPEAVAALPKLRVLWAPRATLEGELPGNWSSCQSLEMMNLGENLLSGGIPKGLVECANLRFLNLSSNKLTGSVDPSLPVPCMDVFDVSGNQLSGVIPVFISKNCLSSQPPLDDLVSEYSSFFTYQALAGFISTSLPLGVHLTGYHSFARNNFTGAVATLPLAAEKLGMQGSYAFLADGNRLSGQLQPGLFDKCNSSRGFVVEVSDNLIAGAVPEEIGLLCSSLVVLGIAGNQLSGTIPSSIGELSYLISLDLSRNRLGGVIPTSVKKLPQLERLSLAHNLLNGTIPADINQLHALRVLDLSSNLLTGVIPDALADLRNLTALLLDNNKLTGNVPSGFATSASLAMFNVSFNNLSGPVPTNGNTVRCDSIIGNPLLQSCHVYTLAVPSAAQQGRGLNSNDSNDTATSDSQNEGGNNSFNAIEIASITSATAIVSVLLALIVLFIYTRKCAPRMSARSSGRREVTIFQDIGVPITYETVVRATGSFNASNCIGSGGFGATYKAEIAPGVLVAIKRLSVGRFQGAQQFHAEIKTLGRLRHQNLVTLVGYHLGESEMFLIYNYLSGGNLERFIQERSKRPVDWKMLHKIALDVAKALAYLHDTCVPRILHRDVKPSNILLDTNNNAYLSDFGLARLLGNSETHATTGVAGTFGYVAPEYAMTCRVSDKADVYSYGVVLMELISDKKALDPSFSPYGNGFNIVAWACMLLRQGRAREFFIDGLWDVSPHDDLVETLHLAVMCTVDSLSIRPTMKQVVQRLKQLQPPIREHR; encoded by the coding sequence ATGCGCAAAACTCCACCCACCCCGAGGTCCCCGCCGCAAAAAAACCACGCGTGCCCGCtccctctcgccgccggccggcgccgcctcacTCTCACTACACTCCACCGCGGGCCAAGCACTCCGCCCCTCCCCCACTGCCCCGCCCCAATGCGACggcggcccccgccgccgccgccgactcgaCCCATGGCCGCACAAATCCTACCACTGAagctgctcttgctgctgctgctgctgctgccgctgctcggaGACGCCACCTCGGTttccggcagcggcgagcgcgaggcgTTGATGAAGTTCAAGGCGGCTGTGACGGCCGACCCGGGCGGGCTGCTGCGCGACTGGACCCCGGCCTCCGCAGACCACTGCCGCTGGCCGGGTGTGTcgtgcggcgccggcggggaggtggTCGCGCTCAACATCTCCTCCGCGCCAGGTCGCGCGCTCGCGGGCGAGCTGTCCCCGGCCGTCGCGGCGCTGCGGGCGCTCCGCGTGCTCGCGCTCCCGTCCCACGCGCTCTCGGGACAGCTCCCACCGGCGATCTGgtccctgcgccgcctccgcgtGCTCGACCTCTCCGGCAACCGCCTCCAGGGCGGAATCCCCGCGGCGCTGGCCTGTGTCGGGCTCCAGACGCTGGACCTCGCCTACAACCAACTCAACGGCTCCGTGCCCGCGGCCCTCGTCGCGCTTcctgggctgcggcgcctgtCACTTGCCTCCAACAGATTCGGCGGCGCCATCCCTGACGAACTTGGTGGCGCCGGGTGCCGCAGCCTGCAGTTCCTCGACCTCTCTGGGAACCTGCTCGTCGGTGGCATCCCCCGGAGCCTGGGCAACTGCAGCAAGCTGGAAGCGCTGTTGCTGTCCTCCAATCTGTTGGATGACATCATTCCGCCGGAGATTGGTCGGCTGAAGAACCTGCGGGCTTTGGATGTGTCCAGGAACAGTTTTAGTGGGCCTGTGCCAGCAGAGCTTGGTGGTTGTGTTCAGCTGTCAGTGCTTGTGCTGTCCAATCCTTATGCGCCGCTTGATGGTTTGAATTCATCCGATTACGGGGAGGTCGATGACTTTAACTACTTCCAAGGAGGGATTCCGGAAGCTGTCGCAGCGCTGCCAAAGCTGAGGGTGCTGTGGGCACCAAGGGCTACATTGGAGGGAGAGTTGCCGGGCAACTGGAGTTCTTGCCAGAGCTTGGAGATGATGAATTTGGGGGAGAATCTgttatctggtggcattcctaaGGGCCTGGTGGAATGTGCGAATCTGAGGTTCTTGAATTTGAGCTCTAACAAGCTTACAGGTTCAGTCGACCCTTCCCTGCCAGTTCCTTGCATGGATGTGTTCGATGTCAGCGGAAACCAGTTATCTGGTGTGATTCCAGTATTTATCTCAAAGAATTGTCTTTCATCCCAGCCACCATTGGATGACTTGGTGTCAGAGTATTCTTCCTTCTTCACATATCAAGCGCTTGCTGGCTTTATCTCAACCTCATTACCATTGGGTGTGCATTTGACAGGCTACCATAGTTTTGCCCGGAACAATTTTACTGGTGCAGTTGCAACCTTGCCGCTTGCTGCTGAGAAGTTGGGGATGCAGGGGTCCTATGCATTCTTGGCTGATGGGAATCGTCTCAGCGGGCAGCTTCAGCCTGGCCTATTTGACAAGTGCAACAGCTCAAGGGGCTTTGTTGTGGAAGTCAGTGACAACTTGATAGCTGGAGCTGTTCCTGAAGAAATTGGCTTGCTGTGCAGTTCTCTTGTTGTTCTTGGAATTGCTGGTAACCAGCTTTCAGGTACGATACCATCAAGCATCGGGGAGTTAAGTTACCTTATCAGCTTGGATTTGAGCAGGAATCGCCTTGGTGGTGTAATTCCTACTTCTGTGAAGAAATTGCCGCAATTAGAGCGCCTCTCTTTGGCACATAACCTTCTGAACGGCACCATTCCAGCTGATATTAATCAGCTACATGCTCTCCGGGTTTTGGACCTCTCATCAAACCTTCTCACAGGGGTGATCCCTGATGCCCTTGCTGACTTGAGAAATCTCACTGCACTCCTCCTTGATAACAATAAACTTACTGGGAATGTTCCTTCAGGATTTGCTACTTCAGCATCCCTCGCCATGTTTAATGTGTCATTCAACAATTTGTCTGGTCCAGTGCCAACGAATGGGAATACGGTTAGATGTGATAGCATTATTGGGAATCCTTTACTGCAATCTTGTCATGTGTACACTCTGGCCGTGCCCTCAGCTGCTCAGCAGGGTCGTGGTTTGAATTCGAATGACTCCAACGATACTGCAACTTCAGACTCACAAAATGAAGGAGGGAACAATTCATTCAATGCAATTGAAATAGCTTCTATCACTTCTGCAACAGCCATTGTTTCTGTCCTCCTTGCACTGATTGTGCTTTTCATATACACAAGGAAATGCGCTCCCCGGATGTCAGCTCGGTCTTCTGGAAGAAGGGAAGTCACAATTTTCCAAGATATCGGTGTGCCGATCACTTATGAGACTGTTGTTCGAGCCACCGGAAGTTTCAATGCGAGCAATTGCATTGGAAGTGGAGGCTTTGGAGCCACATACAAGGCTGAAATTGCACCTGGAGTGTTGGTAGCGATTAAGAGGCTCTCGGTTGGGAGATTTCAAGGAGCCCAACAGTTCCATGCGGAGATAAAAACCCTAGGGAGATTGAGGCATCAAAATCTTGTTACCTTGGTAGGTTACCATCTTGGTGAGTCTGAAATGTTTCTCATATATAACTACTTGTCTGGAGGAAACCTTGAGAGGTTTATACAGGAGAGATCGAAGAGACCAGTAGACTGGAAAATGCTGCACAAGATTGCACTGGATGTTGCAAAAGCACTTGCTTATCTGCATGATACCTGTGTTCCTCGTATCCTTCACCGGGATGTGAAGCCGAGCAATATTTTGTTGGACACGAACAATAATGCATATCTCTCAGACTTTGGACTGGCAAGACTCTTGGGAAATTCAGAAACACATGCAACCACTGGTGTAGCTGGAACATTTGGATATGTTGCTCCAGAATACGCTATGACTTGCCGTGTTTCAGATAAAGCTGATGTGTATAGCTACGGTGTTGTCCTGATGGAGCTAATCTCAGACAAGAAAGCCTTGGACCCATCATTTTCTCCCTATGGTAATGGGTTCAACATAGTTGCTTGGGCATGCATGCTGCTTCGTCAAGGCCGTGCTCGGGAATTCTTTATTGATGGTCTGTGGGATGTTAGCCCGCACGATGACTTGGTAGAAACATTGCATTTAGCAGTGATGTGCACTGTTGATTCACTCTCTATACGGCCAACTATGAAGCAGGTTGTCCAGCGGTTAAAGCAACTACAGCCCCCAATTCGTGAACATCGATAG
- the LOC120694070 gene encoding uncharacterized hydrolase YugF-like isoform X3 — MPLLLTSSSSSLRALPPPLAAASPRACVRVAASASAPDGVGATASGFPSFIPRAVQRIRDGAAIRLAKRIERVPVQTSFSGSPILSSCVRPLKQQQDADPIVLLHGFDSSCLEWRYTYPLLEEAGLEAWAVDILGWGFSDLATRPPCDVASKREHLYQFWKSYIKRPMVLVGPSLGAAVAIDFSVNYPEAVSKLIFIGASVYSEGPKDMTRMPKFVSYAGVFILKSLPLRFLATGLAFNKTPNEFFDWVQVKHKCLIMWGEDDGIISSKLAYRLHQELPDAILRQVRQCGHIPHVEKPREAAKLVLEFLERDKAEKADGASVTPVLTNG; from the exons ATGCCGCTGCtcctcacctcctcctcctcctccctgcgggcgctgccgccgccgttggccgccgcctcgcccagGGCCTGCGTCAGGGTCGCGGCTTCCGCCTCCGCCCCGGACGGGGTCGGCGCCACTGCGAGCGGGTTCCCTTCATTCATTCCCCGAGCGGTGCAGCGCATCCGCGACGGCGCCGCCATCCGCCTCGCCAAGCGAATCGAGCGGGTGCCCGTCCAG ACCAGTTTCTCGGGGAGTCCAATTCTGAGCAGCTGCGTGAGGCCGCTCAAGCAGCAGCAGGACGCCGACCCGATCGTCCTGCTCCATGGCTTCGACAG TTCTTGTCTAGAGTGGAGATACACCTACCCGTTGCTTGAGGAGGCTGGACTGGAGGCATGGGCTGTGGACATCCTTGGTTGGGGCTTCTCTGATTTAG CAACACGGCCACCATGTGATGTTGCGTCCAAGCGGGAGCATCTTTACCAG TTCTGGAAATCCTACATCAAAAGGCCTATGGTGTTAGTCGGGCCCAGCCTTGGTGCTGCTGTTGCCATTGATTTCTCAGTCAATTATCCGGAAGCG GTTTCAAAACTGATCTTCATTGGTGCAAGTGTATACTCCGAGGGCCCAAAAGATATGACTAGGATGCCTAAATTTGTTTCATATGCTGGG GTGTTTATACTGAAGAGTCTTCCACTGCGATTTTTAGCAACAGGCTTGGCCTTTAATAAAACTCCAAATGAATTCTTTGATTGGGTGCAA GTGAAGCATAAATGCCTGATCATGTGGGGAGAGGATGACGGGATAATAAGCAGCAAACTAGCATAT AGATTGCATCAGGAACTCCCAGATGCAATTCTGAGGCAGGTACGGCAGTGTGGCCATATTCCTCATGTCGAAAAGCCAAGGGAAGCTGCGAAACTTGTTCTTGAATTCCTTGAAAGGGATAAAGCCGAAAAGGCAGATGGGGCTTCTGTAACACCAGTACTCAC GAATGGCTGA
- the LOC120694070 gene encoding putative methylesterase 14, chloroplastic isoform X2 → MPLLLTSSSSSLRALPPPLAAASPRACVRVAASASAPDGVGATASGFPSFIPRAVQRIRDGAAIRLAKRIERVPVQTSFSGSPILSSCVRPLKQQQDADPIVLLHGFDSSCLEWRYTYPLLEEAGLEAWAVDILGWGFSDLATRPPCDVASKREHLYQFWKSYIKRPMVLVGPSLGAAVAIDFSVNYPEAVSKLIFIGASVYSEGPKDMTRMPKFVSYAGVFILKSLPLRFLATGLAFNKTPNEFFDWVQIGRLHCLLPWWEDATVDFMIRGGYNVIKQIKQRLHQELPDAILRQVRQCGHIPHVEKPREAAKLVLEFLERDKAEKADGASVTPVLTNG, encoded by the exons ATGCCGCTGCtcctcacctcctcctcctcctccctgcgggcgctgccgccgccgttggccgccgcctcgcccagGGCCTGCGTCAGGGTCGCGGCTTCCGCCTCCGCCCCGGACGGGGTCGGCGCCACTGCGAGCGGGTTCCCTTCATTCATTCCCCGAGCGGTGCAGCGCATCCGCGACGGCGCCGCCATCCGCCTCGCCAAGCGAATCGAGCGGGTGCCCGTCCAG ACCAGTTTCTCGGGGAGTCCAATTCTGAGCAGCTGCGTGAGGCCGCTCAAGCAGCAGCAGGACGCCGACCCGATCGTCCTGCTCCATGGCTTCGACAG TTCTTGTCTAGAGTGGAGATACACCTACCCGTTGCTTGAGGAGGCTGGACTGGAGGCATGGGCTGTGGACATCCTTGGTTGGGGCTTCTCTGATTTAG CAACACGGCCACCATGTGATGTTGCGTCCAAGCGGGAGCATCTTTACCAG TTCTGGAAATCCTACATCAAAAGGCCTATGGTGTTAGTCGGGCCCAGCCTTGGTGCTGCTGTTGCCATTGATTTCTCAGTCAATTATCCGGAAGCG GTTTCAAAACTGATCTTCATTGGTGCAAGTGTATACTCCGAGGGCCCAAAAGATATGACTAGGATGCCTAAATTTGTTTCATATGCTGGG GTGTTTATACTGAAGAGTCTTCCACTGCGATTTTTAGCAACAGGCTTGGCCTTTAATAAAACTCCAAATGAATTCTTTGATTGGGTGCAA ATCGGGCGTCTGCATTGCCTACTTCCTTGGTGGGAGGATGCTACAGTAGATTTTATGATTAGAGGGGGATATAATGTcataaaacaaataaaacag AGATTGCATCAGGAACTCCCAGATGCAATTCTGAGGCAGGTACGGCAGTGTGGCCATATTCCTCATGTCGAAAAGCCAAGGGAAGCTGCGAAACTTGTTCTTGAATTCCTTGAAAGGGATAAAGCCGAAAAGGCAGATGGGGCTTCTGTAACACCAGTACTCAC GAATGGCTGA
- the LOC120694093 gene encoding loricrin-like isoform X2 — translation MASSKNYWRSGAGVGGRVGEFWELQGRLVKVTHANDRAGGIRGGGGYGGGGGYATGGYGAGGGSSSGGYGTGGGSSSGVYGGNSSPYAGNSGYGDGAGGGSGYGSNYNNASGGGYAGNGYSDGATSGNFNSASGGGYGGGGSFGTGSNPGGSTGGYSSPNTYGAGNYNSGAPGGRSFGEYGGSFGNGGFGSAAGNPGGSTGRYSFPSTYGAGNYNNGAPGGGSFGAYGGGYGNGGFGSAAGSNNGNNNFAGNPTSGSNFARNATSGSYSGHSGAGGFSGGGATGYGANKLQYNGQDDLLGDDYFDSKEAAEHR, via the exons ATGGCAAG CTCCAAGAATTATTGGCGCAGTGGAGCTGGAGTTGGTGGAAGAGTAGGGGAATTTTGG GAACTTCAAGGACGTCTTGTAAAGGTGACCCATGCCAATGACCGTGCTGGTGGAATACGCGGAGGTGGTGGTtatggtggtggaggtggataTGCTACTGGTGGGTATGGCGCTGGCGGTGGATCTAGTTCTGGTGGGTATGGCACTGGTGGTGGATCTAGTTCTGGGGTTTATGGTGGTAACAGCAGTCCGTATGCCGGCAACAGTGGATATGGTGATGGAgctggtggcggcagcggctatGGTAGCAACTACAACAATGCTTCTGGTGGTGGATATGCTGGAAATGGTTACAGTGATGGAGCTACCAGTGGCAACTTCAACAGTGCTTCTGGTGGTGGATATGGAGGTGGTGGAAGCTTCGGTACCGGTAGCAATCCTGGTGGGAGCACTGGTGGATACAGTTCTCCGAACACCTATGGTGCAGGCAACTACAACAGTGGAGCTCCCGGTGGCCGAAGCTTTGGTGAATATGGTGGCAGTTTTGGTAATGGAGGTTTCGGTTCTGCTGCTGGCAATCCTGGTGGAAGCACTGGTAGATACAGTTTTCCAAGCACCTATGGTGCAGGCAATTACAACAATGGAGCTCCTGGTGGCGGAAGCTTTGGTGCATATGGTGGCGGTTATGGTAATGGAGGTTTTGGTTCTGCTGCTGGTTCCAACAATGGCAACAACAACTTTGCTGGGAATCCGACTAGTGGCAGCAACTTTGCTCGAAATGCGACTAGTGGCAGCTACAGTGGCCACAGCGGGGCTGGAGGATTTTCTGGTGGTGGGGCTACAGGCTATGGGGCTAACAAGCTGCAGTACAATGGCCAAGATGACCTGCTGGGTGACGACTACTTTGACTCCAAGGAAGCGGCAGAGCATAGATAA
- the LOC120694093 gene encoding glycine-rich RNA-binding protein 5, mitochondrial-like isoform X1 — MAFTSRIGNVLRTTSVPSSLPLLQAVRCMSSSKLFVAGLPYAIDDTTLRNEFSRYGDLLEARIITDRESGCSRGFGFVTYTSSEEASAAITALDGKELQGRLVKVTHANDRAGGIRGGGGYGGGGGYATGGYGAGGGSSSGGYGTGGGSSSGVYGGNSSPYAGNSGYGDGAGGGSGYGSNYNNASGGGYAGNGYSDGATSGNFNSASGGGYGGGGSFGTGSNPGGSTGGYSSPNTYGAGNYNSGAPGGRSFGEYGGSFGNGGFGSAAGNPGGSTGRYSFPSTYGAGNYNNGAPGGGSFGAYGGGYGNGGFGSAAGSNNGNNNFAGNPTSGSNFARNATSGSYSGHSGAGGFSGGGATGYGANKLQYNGQDDLLGDDYFDSKEAAEHR; from the exons ATGGCTTTCACTAGTAGGATTGGAAATGTGCTCAGGACAACTTCAGTGCCTTCTAGCTTGCCTCTTCTTCAGGCAGTAAGATGCATGTCCTCTTCAAAACTTTTTGTTGCAG GGCTTCCATATGCCATAGATGACACCACTCTGAGGAATGAATTTTCAAGATATGGGGATTTACTTGAAG CCCGAATCATCACTGATCGGGAATCCGGCTGCTCAAGGGGATTTGGATTTGTAACTTATACATCCAGCGAAGAAGCCTCAGCTGCAATTACTGCCTTGGATGGCAAG GAACTTCAAGGACGTCTTGTAAAGGTGACCCATGCCAATGACCGTGCTGGTGGAATACGCGGAGGTGGTGGTtatggtggtggaggtggataTGCTACTGGTGGGTATGGCGCTGGCGGTGGATCTAGTTCTGGTGGGTATGGCACTGGTGGTGGATCTAGTTCTGGGGTTTATGGTGGTAACAGCAGTCCGTATGCCGGCAACAGTGGATATGGTGATGGAgctggtggcggcagcggctatGGTAGCAACTACAACAATGCTTCTGGTGGTGGATATGCTGGAAATGGTTACAGTGATGGAGCTACCAGTGGCAACTTCAACAGTGCTTCTGGTGGTGGATATGGAGGTGGTGGAAGCTTCGGTACCGGTAGCAATCCTGGTGGGAGCACTGGTGGATACAGTTCTCCGAACACCTATGGTGCAGGCAACTACAACAGTGGAGCTCCCGGTGGCCGAAGCTTTGGTGAATATGGTGGCAGTTTTGGTAATGGAGGTTTCGGTTCTGCTGCTGGCAATCCTGGTGGAAGCACTGGTAGATACAGTTTTCCAAGCACCTATGGTGCAGGCAATTACAACAATGGAGCTCCTGGTGGCGGAAGCTTTGGTGCATATGGTGGCGGTTATGGTAATGGAGGTTTTGGTTCTGCTGCTGGTTCCAACAATGGCAACAACAACTTTGCTGGGAATCCGACTAGTGGCAGCAACTTTGCTCGAAATGCGACTAGTGGCAGCTACAGTGGCCACAGCGGGGCTGGAGGATTTTCTGGTGGTGGGGCTACAGGCTATGGGGCTAACAAGCTGCAGTACAATGGCCAAGATGACCTGCTGGGTGACGACTACTTTGACTCCAAGGAAGCGGCAGAGCATAGATAA
- the LOC120694088 gene encoding histone deacetylase 5-like has protein sequence MAAAAASRAARVGLLYDERMCAHATPDGEEHPENPERLRAIWRKLNAEGVASRCVVLKAKEAEDKYIASVHSNNHIKLMKEISSKKYDSSRNTIARKYNSIYFNKGSSESAVLAAGSVIEVAEKVAAGELRSAIALVRPPGHHAEHDEAMGFCLFNNVAVAANYLLNDRPDLGIKKILIVDWDVHHGNGTQKMFYNDPCVLFFSVHRFDYGSFYPAEGDASHCFIGEEAGKGYNINVPWEHGKCGDADYIAAWDHVLLPVTEAFDPDIILVSAGFDAALGDPLGGCCITPNGYALLLTKLLGFAKGRIVMALEGGYNLRSIANSVFACAKVLLGDKFTFSSPEMQPFESTWRIIQAVRNELKTYWPVLSSKLPENLSLRIKPSPIELYTSSDSEPDGEDVDELSGAVSSVNVIQFADDAISEHLSKMKLDEENLAVKTASSCSAAEHHPTDSVEVDKDGSVVLSKRISDLSLAWRSDLSRTHVWYASFGSNMWKPRFLCYIQGGKADGMSIPCCGSRDTSSPRGTMWKTVPHRLLFGRSSTPCWGTGGVAFLNPEMNYNEKSYVCMYKITLEQFNDILFQENRLVLEDGKNGNVVYPDSSLVDSSEVEFMSTNKAIHLEPIKDSWYSNVLYLGDEDELPILTMTCPSSDIERYKSGELPLVPPSKTYAATLIKGLVEGKQLDADGAASYINAAAARGL, from the exons atggcggcggccgcggcgtccagGGCGGCGCGGGTGGGGTTGCTCTACGACGAGCGGATGTGCGCGCACGCGACGCCCGACGGGGAGGAGCACCCGGAGAACCCCGAGCGGCTGCGCGCCATCTGGCGGAAGCTCAACGCCGAGGGCGTCGCGTCCAG GTGTGTGGTCCTTAAGGCGAAGGAAGCTGAGGACAAGTATATAGCTTCTGTTCATAGCAATAACCATATAAAGCTGATGAAGGAAATTAGCTCGAAGAAATATGATTCCAGCAGAAACACGATTGCTAGGAAATATAATTCCATTTACTTCAACAAGGGTTCCTCGGAGTCTGCTGTTCTTGCAGCTGGTTCTGTCATAGAG GTAGCTGAGAAAGTTGCTGCAGGTGAGTTACGTTCTGCTATTGCACTAGTCAGACCTCCAGGTCATCACGCTGAACATGATGAGGCAATGGGATTCTGCCTCTTCAACAATGTGGCAGTTGCAGCTAATTATCTCTTAAATGACAGG CCTGATTTAGGTATCAAGAAGATACTGATTGTCGATTGGGATGTTCACCATGGAAATGGCACACAGAAAATGTTTTACAATGATCCTTGTGTATTGTTCTTTTCAGTTCACAG ATTTGATTATGGAAGCTTCTATCCTGCTGAAGGGGATGCTTCTCATTGTTTCATCGGAGAAGAAGCTGGTAAAGGGTATAACATTAATGTTCCTTGGGAACATGGGAAGTGTGGTGATGCCGATTATATTGCTGCATGGGACCATGTATTGCTTCCCGTCACTGAAGCTTTTGACCCTGATATAATACTGGTATCGGCTGGGTTTGATGCTG CATTGGGTGACCCTCTCGGTGGTTGCTGCATCACACCAAATGGATATGCACTGCTACTAACAAAG TTATTAGGGTTTGCTAAAGGAAGGATAGTTATGGCCCTTGAAGGAGGTTATAACCTTAGGTCCATAGCAAATTCAGTTTTCGCTTGTGCAAAGGTCCTCTTGGGAGACAAATTCACATTCAGCTCTCCAGAGATGCAGCCATTTGAATCTACATGGAGAATTATACAAGCG GTACGCAATGAGTTGAAAACATACTGGCCTGTTCTGAGTAGCAAGCTACCTGAAAATTTATCATTGAGGATTAAGCCTTCACCAATTGAG CTCTACACTTCCTCTGATTCTGAGCCTGACGGTGAAGATGTCGATGAGCTCTCTGGTGCTGTTTCATCTGTCAATGTCATCCAATTTGCTGATGATGCTATAAGTGAACACCTCTCAAAAATGAaacttgatgaagaaaaccTTGCAGTGAAGACTGCCTCAAGTTGCTCAGCAGCAGAACATCATCCAACTGATTCAGTAGAAGTAGATAAAGATGGATCTGTGGTACTGTCCAAAAGAATATCTGATTTATCTCTCGCTTGGCGATCAGATTTATCAAGAACTCATGTCTGGTATGCCAGCTTTGGTTCAAACATGTGGAAGCCAAGGTTTCTATGCTATATTCAAGGGGGGAAG GCTGATGGTATGAGTATACCGTGCTGTGGATCACGCGACACAAGCTCACCAAGAGGAACCATGTGGAAGACTGTGCCTCATAGGCTGCTTTTCGGTAGATCATCTACCCCTTGCTGGGGAACTGGTGGTGTTGCTTTCCTCAACCCTGAGATGAACTACAACGAGAAGTCTTATGTCTGCATGTACAAAATAAC TCTGGAGCAGTTCAATGATATCTTGTTTCAAGAGAATCGTTTAGTGCTGGAGGATGGCAAAAATGGAAATGTTGTGTATCCTGACTCTTCTTTGGTTGATTCATCTGAAGTAGAGTTTATGTCTACAAACAAAGCTATTCATCTTGAACCTATCAAG GATAGCTGGTACTCCAATGTACTTTATCTTGGGGATGAGGATGAGCTCCCTATTCTTACTATGAC GTGCCCCTCATCAGATATTGAGCGCTACAAATCTGGCGAGCTGCCTCTAGTGCCTCCTTCGAAGACCTATGCCGCCACTCTGATAAAGGGACTAGTGGAAGGGAAGCAACTGGATGCGGACGGAGCTGCCAGCTACATcaatgctgctgctgcaagAGGCTTGTGA